The Planctomycetota bacterium DNA segment GAGCTTGTTCATCAGCACGACGTAGACGGCGATGAGCGCGACGAAGACGTAGATCGAGCCCTGCTGCGCGAACCAGAAGCCGAGCTTCGCGCCGCCGAGGCGGTACTCATTGAGCTGATCGACGAAGAGGATGCCGCAGCCGTAGCTGACGGCGAACCAGATGCCGAGCAGCACGGTCAAGTACTTGATGTTGGTCTTCCAGTACCGCTGCGCCGCGGACGGGCCTGTGTCTTGCGTTGGATCGTTTGGCATCGCGTGTCCTTTGCTGCGGCGTGCGTGAACGGTTCAGAAGACGAACTGGAGCTGGAGGCGCACCGACAGCTGTCCGCCGTCGGAGTCGAGCAGGCCCGTGCCGGGGTTCGGGCCGAAGCCGACAACGGTGGTGTCGTCCGGCGACTGGAAGAAGTACTGCACATCGCCGGTGAGCTTGAGCGCGTGGCCCGCGATGTACCAGTTTGCGCCGGCGAGCACCTCGTGGAACGGGTCGTCGCCCGGCGCGTCGGAATCGGGCACGAGCACGGTGTAGCGGCCGAATGTTTCGACGTTCTCCGACACGAACATGCCGGCCTGCGCGAGCGCGCCGAGGTCGATTTCGTCGCCGCCGCCGGGGAACTCGATGTGCCGGATGACGGCCGCGCCGAACAGGTTGTAGCCCGGCGCTTCGTAGCTAATGTCGACGGTTCCCTGAGTGAGGTTGTTGATCTCGGTGCCGAACAACGAGCGGGTCTCGCCCTGCCAATGGGTTGCCGCGCCGAGCAGCAGGCCCGGCTCCTCTGTGCC contains these protein-coding regions:
- a CDS encoding DUF4212 domain-containing protein — encoded protein: MPNDPTQDTGPSAAQRYWKTNIKYLTVLLGIWFAVSYGCGILFVDQLNEYRLGGAKLGFWFAQQGSIYVFVALIAVYVVLMNKLDRRFGFRED